In Tolypothrix sp. NIES-4075, one DNA window encodes the following:
- the dinB gene encoding DNA polymerase IV, with product MNQVRKIIHIDMDAFYASVEQRDNPSLRGKPLVVGATPNQRGVVAAASYEARKFGIHSAMPSRIAIAKCPHLIFTRPRFEVYREVSAQIHAIFERYTDLVEPVALDEAYLDVTENKAGLPYASTVARHIRTAILSETKLTASAGVSVNKFLAKMASGKNKPNGMTVILPEDAETFVEQLPIEKFHGIGEVTATKMHSLGIRTGTDLKELKLAELIQHFGKAGHYYYKIARGQDDRAVEPNRIRKSIGAETSFAKDLSDRTQMLLELEKIAQTVKQRIDQHQTGGRTLTLKVKFSDYQQITRSKTVLTPIRELSAIAYVAFELFEGVELNDRSIRLLGISLSNLDNVNECETIQLSLFE from the coding sequence GTGAACCAAGTAAGAAAAATCATCCACATCGACATGGATGCTTTTTACGCATCGGTAGAGCAACGGGATAATCCTTCGTTACGAGGCAAACCGTTAGTGGTAGGTGCAACTCCTAACCAACGAGGTGTGGTAGCAGCCGCGAGTTACGAAGCAAGAAAATTTGGCATCCACTCAGCCATGCCTTCACGAATTGCGATCGCTAAATGTCCTCACCTTATATTTACCCGTCCCCGCTTCGAGGTCTACCGTGAAGTTTCAGCGCAGATCCATGCCATCTTTGAGCGTTATACAGATTTAGTTGAGCCAGTTGCACTCGATGAAGCTTATCTGGATGTTACCGAGAATAAAGCAGGATTGCCTTATGCAAGCACTGTTGCCAGACACATTAGAACTGCTATTTTGTCGGAAACCAAATTAACTGCTTCTGCTGGTGTGTCTGTTAATAAGTTTCTAGCAAAAATGGCATCTGGTAAAAATAAACCCAATGGTATGACGGTAATTCTGCCAGAAGATGCTGAAACTTTTGTAGAACAACTACCCATCGAAAAGTTTCATGGCATTGGAGAGGTGACTGCTACCAAAATGCACTCGTTGGGCATTCGTACTGGTACAGATTTGAAAGAGCTTAAGCTTGCTGAATTAATCCAACATTTCGGTAAAGCTGGGCATTACTATTACAAAATAGCGAGGGGACAAGACGACCGTGCAGTAGAACCAAATCGCATCCGTAAATCGATTGGTGCTGAAACATCGTTTGCCAAAGATTTAAGCGATCGCACCCAAATGCTATTGGAACTCGAAAAAATTGCCCAAACTGTGAAGCAACGCATTGACCAACACCAAACCGGAGGACGCACTTTAACGCTTAAAGTTAAGTTTTCAGATTATCAACAAATTACGCGCAGCAAAACTGTGCTGACTCCGATTAGAGAATTGAGCGCGATCGCTTATGTAGCTTTTGAACTATTTGAAGGAGTTGAATTAAATGATCGCAGTATTCGGCTATTGGGCATTTCACTATCAAATCTTGATAATGTTAACGAATGCGAAACAATTCAATTGTCCTTATTTGAGTAA